CCCTGACAACCAGTCAGGCTAGTGCTTCCCTGAGAGGCGACAACCCCAGGGCATGTGTGGCAAGGACTAGAGCAGGGGTGTCTGGAGAAGAGACAGTCAGCAAAGAGGGCAGTGCGGAAGAGCCATGCTGCATGTTCTGTGCTCTGGGGTCCCTCCAGGTGAGACCTGGGTGCCCCAGCTCCCCATTTGCCCTTGGCATCAGGGGCCCCTAGCCCCTTTCTTCAGGGCCCCAAGCGGAAACTGGAGTCCAGGATTGACAGGCTGGAATCAGGGGACCCCACTGGACTCTGACCAGTGAGTTGCTGTTTTCACCAAGTTGACCGATTATTGCGGAGCTTGATTCCAGGGCTACTGGTAGTTCTTGATACTGGCTCTGAGGTGCATGCAGAGAGGAGGAGTTGGAGGAAGATTGTGGGGAGGGGTAGACGGTACAATCATTAGGGCTGGGGGCGGGGTGTGGGCTGTCTCAGCTGGCAGAGGGGCAACAAGCCCCTGCTGTGGGAGGAGGTTGGAGGGCTGGCCTGCAGGGTCACTGCACCTCGGCCCAGGGCCTCTTACCTCCAGATCCTTCAGGGTAGCAGATGACACAGGGCCCTCTCCATAGATACCTGTTGCTGACTGCAAGAGATGAGAGTGCACATGGAGATGTTCTGTCCCCCCTCACTGTCTAAGCcctctgacttcctttcttccctatCAACTGGCAAAAGCTTCTTTTCTGCCTATCTTGGACCCTTTGTCCCATAACTCCTTTGTGCCAACTTCTCTCATGGTTCTTATCTCCCCACCATCCCACTGTGGGGCCCTTTCAGTGACTCCTAAAGGGACAGCCTGATGGCAAGTGGCTCTTCTCATTGGTCTGGCTTCCCCTTGAGACTGGGGATGAGGAAAATCAAACAGCAACGACCATTTCCTGGGTGTCCTGGGTGTTTGCAACAGGCCATGTACTAAGGATTCACATAAAAGCAACAATAACGaatctcatttaaacttcacaaatGGAAGTCAAAAAATACCACCTCTGTTATAATACAGATATGAAAAGAGAGGCCCAAAGACCTCAAGCAACTTGCCCTAAATCATATCCTAATCAATCCCTAATCAATCCTTAGCAGACggagaggcaggattcaaacccaggattCTTAACCAGTACCCAACAGTCCATCCACAATCTTAACAATTACCCTCTACTGCCCCTTGGGACCCCTGTCTCCAGGAGCCTGGCCAGCCAAGACTCACATCCCCAGGTGAGTGGTAACCACCAGATGTGGCTGTGTCAGGGCTACtgccattgattttctttttcctgttagCTCCTGCTGGAGTGCCAGGGCTCTTTCTCTGCCAATATTCTTTTAACTGTGGGAAAAAAGAGCAGTAACACTCATGAGAACTATCAGCCCCTACAGCCACATCCTCCTTTACAGTTTTGACAAAATACTCTTATACACCATCTGATTTAATGCCACCAACAACTGTACAAGGTGTTGTCACAATCATTTAGTGACTGAGAGAGATTGATACCatgggtaggaaaaaaaaaagaaagaaaaaggcaatacTGGAAGTTAAACTCAGTCCTCTGACTCCAGCTCTGAGGTTTTGCCATGAATCAGCAGCTGCCAGGGACCATAACCAGGGGCAGAGGTAGAAAAGTAAACACTAAGCAGGCAGGAACTGTAGGCCGTGTGGTTTAGAGTCATACATCCTCACACGTCTGTTAGTGTGAAGTGCACCAGTACCTCTCACACTTTCATATCAATGTGccctcatggcagaaggcagcttTTCTGTTAAATCTGGGAATTTATCAGAAAGAGGACAACCCAAGCCTCATTTCAGAGAGAAGTCTGGTATACGCTTGGAAACCTATGTGTCTGTCATCTCTAAGTACGTTAATGATTTTTCTCAAGAGAATCAAGGGAAAATGATGCTTCAGAAAGATGTCCCACATTTATCCTGTGGCACTCAAGGTACCCCAGGTTGAGATGATATGAGGAAGATTCAAGCTGTCAAGTTCAGTTTCCCAAGATCTATTCCACAGAAGATGGGCAAATCTCACCTCAGAGACCACTGACTGAAGGGCAGTCTGGTCCCAGAAGCGtggagaactcagaaaaaaaatgttaaagtctcTCTGGAAAGTAGAAGCCTGGGAGAAAACCAACCAAACCCATTCTCCCATTGCCACCCAGAGATACTGTCAATGTTTTCAGCTCACAGGGGAAGTGGAGGCTTTTCCCACTGTCAACGTCTATGTGAAGGGAGTAAGGCAGCCTGAGACCTCTTGCTTCTAGGCCCCATAGTCCCCACTCCCCTTCCAGCTGGAAATTTATGCTGCAACCAGAGGAACCAGAAATGTGGTGAGAAAACTTAGGGGACTGGGTTGTAAGACCAAAGGCCGGTCTTGCAGCAGTAATGACAGTTCCTAGGGGGACTGTGAcatcactacattccactcctcccAGGGGAGGGGACCACATCAGCACGATGCCCGAGTAACCGCTCCACAATGGGGGAGGGAAACACAGGGTTTTGATCCAGGTCCTCGGAGACGTCAGCCCAagaagcccagggaggtcgagctTGGGGCGGCAGAGTCTGCAGTAGGGAGCCCCAGGAGTCACTAGCCCAAAGTCACCCAGGGATGACTGGCAagggtggggcctggggctgggagaTCCAGGTCCTGGGAGACGCAAGCCCagagagcccagggaggttgggcTTGGGGCAATAGGAGGTGAGGGCCGAGTATGGAGCAGGGAGCCCCAGGAATCACCCGCCCAAAGTCACCTTGGGGTGATTGGCAAGGGCAGGGACTGGGCTCCTTGCTGAAGGGGTGGGGCTGACTGACAAGACTTTGGTCAGGGGAGCCCAGAGGCGCTGGGGTTGGGGGGCCCAGTCTGGTATGCCTCAGGACTGGTATGGACTCTGGCACCGGTCTTGTCATCAGAGGGCGTCTGTGGCTGGGTTGGGGGCCATGACCTGGGGCGTTTTACCTTTTTCTTGGCTGCGGCCAATTTCCCCTGTTGTGCTTTTCCTGACATCGTGGGGTGCGGAGTGGGGCAGGGTTGGGGCCACTTCAGTGAAATCCCAGTGAGCACTGCTGAATGCCTCCAGTCACCTACCAGGCAGCTGTGTGACTGAGCCACAGGAGGCTTAACCAAGGCGCCACTAGAATGCAGAATAGGGGTGTGGCCTTAATGCTCCAAGCCCATTGGTCAGTGACaaagatgaaagggaaaggaggCGTGGCCAGGCAGCAGCATGTACAGAGGGACCTGTGGCATCATAAGGAAAGTGGCCCATGCAACCGCTGTCCCCGCCCACTCAGAGAGGGGGAGGGGCCACCCACtctggaagaggggaggggatggcttttgctttaaaagctttaaaactgtaaaaagtaaactttaaaaaatatatgtgtgtatacttcatatatatgtgtgtctgtgtgtgtgtatctatgtgttctTCCAGAGCTGTCTTCATTATCCAGCTTCTATGCAAAGTCTATGATTTTCACctgtatttttcatcttcaaatggAGCACAAGAATTACCAGTATTACCTTAACTGAGATATAGatcctataaaaatggaaaatccatAGCATGCTTGATGATTAATGAAGCCGACTATAGTATCCAACATTCCAATAGGACAAAATAAtcacaatgatttcttttttggaaaaatgtttgtcTTATTCTTCTACAttattgttaagatttttttaaaaaacaagaaccatgtctaatatctttaaaaacacaaagcttttgggccgggtgtggtggctcatgcctataatgccgtcactttgggaggccgaggtggttggatcacctgaggtcaggagtttgagaccagcctggccaacatgaagaaaccctgtctctactaaaaatacgaaaactagccaggcgtggtggtgggtacctgtaatcccagctatttgggaggctgaggcgggagaatcacttgaacccaggagacggaggttgcagtgagccaagctcacgccactgcactccagcctgggcgacagagcaagactccatctcaaaacaaaacaaaacaaataaaataaaataaaatacaaaataagtaagAACACAAAGCTTTCAATTTAATAACCACTTAAAGCTCTTTACTGGTTTAAGAGAAATACAAGGCCCATTTTAATAGAATCACTCGGCCTCTCTAAGCCTTGCAAATGAAACTGAATTTCTCACTTGATACTTCTCTATGACTTGCAATCATGAAAACCAAGAATTGTGTTATGTCACTGTGTATTGCTTGTTACCTGAATTCCACAGTAGGCTGGAATCAAGGGTTGAATCTTTCATGATTTTCTTCATAACCTGTGTGCTTCTGATCCCACACCAAACTAAGCTTTTTTCTAGAGCTCTGCAATTTACAGTTAGTATATGAGAGTGGTTCTCAAAAATGTAGTCTCTGGACTAGCAGCTCCAGCAGCACCTGGGAACTTCTTATAatacaaattctcaggccccaccctggaTCTGATGAATCAGAAACTCCTCAGTAGGGCTCAGCAATCTGTGCTGCAGTAATCCCTCCAGCTGTTAAAGAGcctctggcacacagcaggtagaaaaatgtgtttccttctGTAGGTCCAAAGCCAGGGATACTATATGTTCTGTCTCGGTATGAAACAATGACACgcaattaaaagacataaaccTCCTTCCTGCTCCCGCCCTCCAgccaatgtgttttatttttatgagttaaataagaaaacatgtgGCAATCAGAGATTTCatctaaaacatttatttacaggTATCAGTTCTCATCCAGCCTGATCTCATCCAATATCATTTATATTCTCTTACATGTGAAGTTTTAGAAAAGGGTCTTCACAATGTAAGACTCAGGCACACTAGGAGTTCTATAATAAAACAGCAAGTAGATCAGAATGTCCAAACTTACTGGAGAAGAAAGGTGGAATCATTGGctatattttcaaattgcattCAACAGGAAattaaagttttgaattttttttcactttcatccTTCCAAGTTAATAGAATTAAGCCAAAATACTCCAGTCTTCCAAAGCCTCTAGCCAGGCAAAATTTTACTATATTACTTCTTGCTTTTCAATGGCTATAAAGCAGACTCCTGGTAGGCACATTTGGTATACCTGCAAAGATGAAGCACTAAACAGTTCCATCTGTTCAATACTGAAACAAAAGTCCTGCAAACCTCGGATGGTGAGTGTAATACTTCAGCACTAGCACCAAAGCCTCAAATATGAAAAGATACCAAGAACACCACtagcaaacaaaactaaactcTCAGCCGGGAGCTCTAGTTCAtgcaataatcccagcactttggcaagccaaggtgggaggatgacttgaagtcaggagttcaagaccagtctgggcagcatagtgaattcacatctctacaaaaagtttttaaaattagctggatgtggcagcacacttcctggggctgctgtgccATTGCTGGAACCTTCTCTGTGGAGAGTACCAGGTACTTCTACCTGTAGCACTTTCCCTGGCTGGAATCCTACAATTGTCACAGTAGCCCAAGATCCAAGAAGGCAGGGCAGGAGCATCATGTCCCCTTCCCAGCAGgtgcaagggaggctggggagTGAGGCACAAACCTGTGGGAGGGTGAGGGGCAGGAGGGGTGCATGATGAGCCTCTGTTGACTGCTTGCTGCCTCAGCTGGAAGGTCAGGACCCAATGTCTATTACAGGTTAAATTACAtaagtatttcagattttggatttttttcagattttggaattcgaaaatctgaaatccaaaatgctccaatgagcatttcctttgaaccAGGACTTCGAACATCATGTCGGCACTCAAACAGTTTTGGATgttgaagcatttcagatttgggatttttggATGAGGGATGCTGTATTATCTTCTGAATGAGGCCACTCATTCAGGAAAGCCCAGAGTTTGGGGACATGGAGCTGCAGGCCAAAGAGGTGATTTCTGAAGTGGCTTTCAGTGCGGAAGGGCCTACAAAGTAGTTTAAAGCAAGCCACAAAATAGGAAACCCAATATTTAGCTAATGGAAGACTGATAAAACCTGCTCAAGATGTCTGTCTCTACTAATTCAGATGGAGCCAAGCCAACGCatcattactattttaaaaaggcaCCAATCCCTCTGCAAAAGCACTGAATTGTATCATGAATCACCATCAGTGGTGGTTTTTTAGGGATATGAAGAAGGGGTTTTCACAATACATCGCACGACACACCATCTTCCAAATCTCTAAACATTTCTCTCCACAGCCCAGTCCTCTCCATAGTTGTCCAaatccctccctcttttctcttgtCTCCAAAACTCAAAACCATGCTCTGACTTTCTATATCCCGCCCTCTGCTTCTTGGACCACCTGGGAAGCCCCCCGCTTCCCCGGGgtgtcccctcctcccctcctgggaTCACTCATCTTTCCTCAAATGGACCAGTTTGGCCTCTCTTAGTTTCTGCAACTCTGCATCTCAACCTTTCTCCCTTCACTATACAATAATGTCCAGGAGGCAAAGAGACCACAAACCAGGGAACCTCCCTTtccagaagggaagagagaggggacTACAAATATTTGGTTATGATTTTCTTCCCTGCCACGCcgcctgttttcttttctttctttttttttttttttttgagacggagtctcgctctgtcgcccaggctggagtgcagtggcgcaatctcggctcgctgcaagctccgcctcccgggttcacgccattctcctgcctcagcctctctgagtagctgggactacaggcgcccgccaccatgcccggctaattttttgtgtgtgtttttagtagagacggggtttcaccgtggtctcgatctcctgacctcgtgatccacccgcctcggcctcccaaagtgctgggattacaagcgtgagccaccgcgcctggccgccacGCCCGTTTTCATGGGCAGTGCTGAGTCCCCGTCCTGGCAGAGCTCAGAACCAGGCTCTCATGAGCTGGGGCAAGTGGGGCCTAGGGAGCATCTGGGTTGAGGACCTTGTATCTCACTCTGCAGCTGCCCTGCTgatttggctcactgctacctctgcctcccgggctcaagcaatccttctacctcggcctcccaagtagctgggatttgggctaccacgtttggctaatttttgtatcttttagtgcagacggggtttcacctgtagcccaggctggtctcgaactcctgggcttgagtgatctaccctcctcagcctcccaaagtgctgggattacaggtgtgagccactgtgcccagccttgtgcCAGCTTTTAAATATCAACAAGGACAGATTAGAGAACAGCGGAAGAGGCTGAGCAGCATAATGAGGTGATACAGAAATAATTTCACATGAAGAACTGGGCatgcttggcctttttttttttttttttttttttttaagccattctGGGttgggcgtgggggctcacacctgtaagcctgtaatcccagcactttgggaagtcgaagcaggtgaaaccccgtctctactaaaaatacaaaaattaactgggcgtgatggtgggcgcctgtaatcccagctactcaggaggctgaggcaggagaattgcttgaacctgggaggcggaggttgcagtgagccaagattacaccactgcactctaacctgggtgacagaacgagactctgtctcaacaacaacagcaacaacaacaatgcCATTCTGTGAGGGTTAATTAAgaaaatagggccaggcacagtggcttacccct
This window of the Nomascus leucogenys isolate Asia chromosome 6, Asia_NLE_v1, whole genome shotgun sequence genome carries:
- the LOC100587824 gene encoding putative golgin subfamily A member 6-like protein 3, translating into MSGKAQQGKLAAAKKKLKEYWQRKSPGTPAGANRKKKINGSSPDTATSGGYHSPGDSATGIYGEGPVSSATLKDLEVRGPGPRCSDPAGQPSNLLPQQGLVAPLPAETAHTPPPALMIVPSTPPHNLPPTPPLCMHLRASIKNYQ